One genomic window of Halovivax cerinus includes the following:
- a CDS encoding metalloprotease: MSYQTRSSLSFSSRELIDLAIAWVTLSVAFAILLSGGSAIGGIDPAALVRMTLLSLVTVGVGFLSHELAHKVVAIRFGQVAEFKADYGMLFVALMSALVGFLFAAPGAVHHRGRITLRENGLIALAGPLTNQALAAVFFALYMAPATLGGPPLVGEIGRLGVWINLFLAAFNMLPWGPLDGTTVKRWNTSVFVLVFVPSLLAALYVMFVGV; the protein is encoded by the coding sequence GTGAGCTACCAGACACGGTCGTCGCTGTCGTTCAGCTCCCGGGAACTGATCGATCTCGCGATCGCCTGGGTCACGTTGAGTGTCGCGTTCGCGATCTTGCTCTCGGGCGGGAGCGCCATCGGAGGGATCGACCCGGCGGCACTGGTCCGAATGACGCTCCTCAGCCTCGTCACGGTCGGCGTGGGGTTTCTGAGCCACGAACTCGCACACAAGGTCGTCGCGATCAGGTTCGGACAGGTCGCCGAGTTCAAAGCGGACTACGGCATGCTCTTCGTCGCCCTGATGAGCGCGCTCGTGGGCTTTCTCTTCGCCGCGCCGGGGGCCGTCCACCATCGCGGCCGCATCACGCTCCGCGAGAATGGACTGATCGCACTGGCGGGTCCGCTGACGAACCAGGCACTCGCCGCCGTGTTTTTCGCCCTGTACATGGCGCCGGCGACGCTTGGCGGTCCCCCGCTCGTGGGCGAGATCGGTCGACTCGGGGTCTGGATCAACCTGTTCCTCGCCGCGTTCAACATGCTCCCGTGGGGGCCGTTAGACGGCACGACGGTCAAGCGCTGGAACACGAGCGTGTTCGTCCTCGTCTTCGTTCCCAGCCTGCTCGCGGCCCTCTACGTGATGTTCGTCGGCGTGTGA
- a CDS encoding TraB/GumN family protein, translating to MTDGREGRVPSPPDPPDRDRGEITVVGTAHVSQSSADEVSETVDEMQPDVVAVELDEGRYRQMQGGTPEDIEATDLLSGNTVFQFLAYWMLSYVQSQLGDRFDVEPGADMKAAIDAAERNGLGVALVDRDIQVTMQRFWARLSVGEKAKLVGGLAFGVTKPTTVGLTLGAGFGAFVGLVVAIGLAPWFGLVDLFTLGLTSPVILQSVGAIAIGLGAGVLVGLVFVPSMDSLGDTGLLSGFSLRLLVGVVLGLAVMIGIVTTETYVGPLTATSVENAGGLTIRSLVGVLAGAGVGGTLGIVLGGLLTPANEAADDIDDFDIEQLTDGDVVTAMMEEFRRFSPGGAEALIDERDAFIATRLHALREQGYTVVAVVGAGHRAGIEHYLDHPDDLPPIESISGTSSGKGFSIAKIVGYLMMVGFVAFFGLLLMAGVDNLLLLQLFLAWVAINGIFAFSLARLAGARLSSAAVGGGVAWLTSINPLLAPGWFAGYMELRHRPVNVADIRVLNELLDDTERPLGELFDEMLDVALFRLIVIVALTNVGSMIASGLFILVVLPWFTTDIGGAGELLAELLSGARASLETIVEVVT from the coding sequence ATGACCGACGGACGCGAGGGCCGAGTACCGAGCCCTCCTGACCCACCCGACCGTGATCGCGGGGAGATCACGGTCGTGGGGACGGCCCACGTCTCGCAGTCGAGCGCGGACGAAGTGTCGGAGACGGTCGACGAGATGCAACCCGACGTCGTCGCCGTCGAATTGGACGAGGGACGCTACCGGCAGATGCAAGGCGGGACGCCCGAAGACATCGAGGCCACGGATCTGCTCTCCGGAAACACCGTTTTTCAGTTTCTGGCCTACTGGATGCTCTCGTACGTTCAATCACAGCTCGGAGACCGATTCGACGTCGAACCGGGAGCCGATATGAAGGCGGCCATCGACGCCGCCGAGCGAAACGGACTCGGCGTCGCCCTGGTCGACCGGGACATCCAGGTGACGATGCAACGCTTCTGGGCCAGACTCTCCGTCGGGGAGAAGGCGAAACTCGTCGGCGGCCTCGCCTTCGGCGTGACGAAACCCACGACGGTCGGCCTCACGCTCGGCGCCGGATTCGGCGCATTCGTCGGTCTGGTCGTCGCGATCGGACTCGCCCCGTGGTTCGGTCTGGTCGATCTCTTCACGCTCGGGCTCACGAGCCCGGTTATATTGCAATCCGTCGGCGCGATCGCGATCGGACTGGGCGCCGGGGTACTCGTAGGCCTCGTGTTCGTCCCGTCGATGGACAGCCTCGGGGACACCGGGTTGCTGTCGGGATTCTCGCTCAGGCTGCTCGTCGGCGTCGTCCTGGGTCTCGCCGTGATGATCGGCATCGTTACGACCGAGACGTACGTGGGCCCGCTGACGGCGACGTCCGTCGAAAACGCTGGCGGCCTCACTATTCGATCGCTCGTCGGTGTCCTCGCTGGCGCCGGCGTCGGTGGCACGCTCGGGATCGTCCTCGGCGGCCTGCTCACCCCCGCGAACGAGGCCGCGGACGATATCGACGATTTCGACATCGAACAGCTCACCGACGGTGACGTCGTCACGGCGATGATGGAGGAGTTCAGGCGGTTCAGCCCTGGCGGTGCGGAAGCGCTGATCGACGAACGCGACGCGTTCATCGCGACCCGATTGCACGCGTTACGCGAACAGGGCTACACCGTGGTCGCCGTCGTCGGTGCCGGACACCGCGCGGGGATCGAACACTACCTCGACCATCCCGACGACCTTCCGCCGATCGAATCGATCTCCGGGACGTCGTCCGGCAAGGGCTTCTCGATCGCGAAGATCGTCGGGTACCTGATGATGGTGGGATTCGTCGCGTTCTTCGGATTGCTCCTGATGGCCGGCGTAGACAACCTCCTCCTGCTCCAACTGTTCCTGGCGTGGGTGGCCATCAACGGAATCTTCGCGTTCTCACTGGCCAGGCTCGCGGGGGCACGTCTCTCCAGTGCGGCCGTCGGCGGCGGCGTCGCCTGGCTGACGAGCATCAATCCGCTGCTCGCACCGGGCTGGTTCGCCGGCTACATGGAACTGCGCCACCGCCCGGTCAACGTCGCCGACATCCGGGTGCTCAACGAACTGCTCGACGACACGGAGCGACCGCTCGGCGAACTATTCGACGAGATGCTGGACGTCGCACTGTTTCGTCTGATCGTTATCGTTGCACTCACGAACGTGGGGAGCATGATCGCGTCCGGACTGTTCATCCTCGTGGTGCTCCCCTGGTTCACGACGGACATCGGCGGCGCCGGCGAGCTCCTCGCGGAACTGCTGTCGGGAGCCAGAGCCAGCCTCGAGACGATCGTGGAGGTGGTGACGTGA
- a CDS encoding acyl-CoA thioesterase, producing MTDLMETYIENRTLVQPNHTNMLGKTHGGNVMKWMDEVGAMAAMRFSGETCVTARVDRMNFDLPIRLGDSALVTAYVYDAGSTSVKTRVTVEREDLRTGESERTTESYFVYVAIDEDERPTAVPELTVTSAKGDRLRETALDGEASHE from the coding sequence ATGACCGATCTGATGGAGACGTACATCGAGAATCGAACCCTCGTCCAGCCGAATCACACGAACATGCTGGGCAAGACCCACGGCGGGAACGTCATGAAGTGGATGGACGAGGTGGGCGCGATGGCCGCGATGCGCTTCTCCGGCGAGACGTGCGTGACGGCCAGGGTCGATCGGATGAACTTCGATCTCCCGATCCGGCTCGGCGATTCGGCGCTCGTCACCGCGTACGTCTACGACGCCGGTTCCACGAGCGTCAAGACGCGCGTGACCGTCGAACGAGAGGACCTCCGGACCGGCGAGAGCGAACGAACCACCGAGTCGTACTTCGTCTACGTCGCGATCGACGAAGACGAGCGTCCGACCGCGGTCCCGGAACTGACCGTTACGTCGGCGAAGGGCGACCGACTGCGCGAGACGGCCCTCGACGGCGAGGCCAGTCACGAGTGA
- a CDS encoding class I SAM-dependent methyltransferase: MGFHTFPVDRADGLRDPGRYRYCSREELLSELPLGSDSTVADLGSGTGFYTDDVAPFVGTLYAVDVQAAMHEKYRDQGVPENVELVTAGVDSLPFADDDLDGAFSTMTHHEYASEDAFAELARVIRPDGRLVTVDWSADGRGESGPPTDERFSAADAGEQLRDAGFTIADSRERPETFLLVARR; this comes from the coding sequence ATGGGCTTTCACACCTTCCCCGTCGACCGCGCCGACGGACTCCGCGACCCAGGTCGGTATCGGTACTGTTCTCGCGAGGAACTCCTCTCGGAACTCCCGCTCGGGTCGGACTCGACCGTCGCCGACCTCGGTTCGGGAACGGGGTTCTACACCGACGACGTCGCCCCGTTCGTCGGGACGCTCTACGCCGTCGACGTGCAAGCGGCGATGCACGAGAAGTACCGCGACCAGGGCGTGCCGGAGAACGTCGAACTCGTGACCGCTGGCGTGGACTCGCTCCCCTTCGCCGACGACGACCTCGACGGCGCCTTCTCGACGATGACCCACCACGAGTACGCGAGCGAGGACGCGTTCGCGGAACTCGCCCGCGTCATCCGTCCCGACGGTCGGCTCGTCACCGTCGACTGGAGTGCCGACGGACGCGGCGAGAGCGGGCCACCGACGGACGAACGGTTCTCCGCGGCCGATGCCGGGGAGCAGTTGCGCGACGCCGGCTTCACGATCGCCGACTCGCGGGAACGTCCCGAGACGTTCCTCCTCGTGGCGCGTCGGTAA
- a CDS encoding DUF4157 domain-containing protein, whose amino-acid sequence MAPGPLGVPVLGSTEATLDESVSLGPAASERASELIAEFQNRPDEIPIDNNRQNLASLQRNKDAHDATGPAGDAGVPESVREVISSSGQSLDASIQRAVEDRMGDSFGDVRIHTGPQAANACEEINARAFTVGNHIAFNSGEYDPESPEGQHLLAHELAHVRQQTGGALSMMPQANVELEIDPDPQLEREAEATAQRVMQGGELGIQRLADTAVHVQRADKTRREVLRGEVSSTEIAAGIEEASILSVDPDRFRDAYKLAEYATTLGVTQVPVQLLNSEYGLSHTEALAVTFAVGGSIHVGKDRLHREDIYLILEIARLLGAEERVAATLERMGFDIDMEQDRPERVKSRQE is encoded by the coding sequence ATGGCACCCGGCCCTCTCGGGGTGCCCGTGCTGGGGTCGACGGAGGCGACGCTCGACGAATCAGTCTCGCTCGGCCCGGCGGCGAGCGAGCGTGCGTCCGAACTCATCGCCGAGTTCCAGAATCGACCCGACGAGATCCCCATCGACAACAACCGGCAGAACCTGGCGTCGCTGCAGCGGAACAAAGACGCCCACGATGCGACGGGACCCGCGGGCGACGCCGGTGTCCCCGAGAGCGTGCGCGAGGTCATCTCCTCGTCGGGTCAGTCGCTCGACGCGTCGATCCAGCGTGCGGTGGAGGATCGCATGGGCGACTCGTTCGGGGATGTGCGGATTCACACCGGGCCGCAAGCGGCGAACGCCTGTGAGGAGATCAACGCCCGCGCGTTCACGGTGGGCAACCACATCGCGTTCAATTCTGGGGAGTACGATCCGGAGAGTCCGGAAGGCCAGCACCTGCTTGCGCACGAACTCGCGCACGTGAGGCAGCAAACTGGTGGGGCCCTCTCGATGATGCCGCAGGCGAACGTCGAGCTCGAGATCGATCCCGATCCGCAGCTCGAACGCGAGGCGGAAGCGACCGCCCAGCGCGTGATGCAAGGCGGCGAATTAGGGATTCAACGGCTGGCGGATACGGCGGTCCACGTCCAGCGGGCGGACAAGACCCGCAGGGAGGTTCTGCGCGGCGAGGTGTCGTCGACCGAGATTGCCGCGGGGATCGAGGAAGCCTCCATCTTGAGCGTCGACCCCGACCGGTTCCGCGACGCGTACAAGCTCGCGGAGTATGCGACGACACTCGGTGTCACCCAGGTGCCGGTACAACTGCTAAATTCGGAATACGGTCTCAGTCATACGGAGGCGTTAGCAGTGACGTTCGCGGTCGGCGGATCCATCCACGTCGGGAAAGATCGACTGCACCGCGAAGACATCTATCTGATACTAGAAATCGCACGATTGCTGGGGGCCGAGGAGAGGGTCGCTGCGACGTTAGAAAGAATGGGATTCGATATAGATATGGAACAAGACCGCCCGGAACGTGTCAAAAGCAGACAGGAGTAG
- a CDS encoding IS5 family transposase: MKRVASVVPTKIARFTKQVVSLSQKAVAGAPRPAFQPGEGGYADWVIVTIHGLKTYLDLPYRRLLDVLAEMPRIGRILDLEPAELPDFTTVCARMQPLKMPIWRDFLRLSAQLHDTGDIQAIDATGMDRIAASQHYAKRTNYTFRAVKTTALIDCETGVILDIHCSMKQPHDSQIAWQLLTRNLEKLTILTADKGYDWELLRHKLRSEGVTPVIKYREFGWHGIANNVLLDDTTYHQRSNIEATFFALRRKYGEIVRARTWFGQFRELVLKCAVRNVELALDAATG; encoded by the coding sequence ATGAAGCGGGTAGCTTCGGTTGTGCCTACGAAGATTGCCCGCTTCACGAAGCAGGTTGTGTCGCTCTCACAAAAAGCCGTCGCTGGAGCGCCAAGACCGGCGTTTCAACCGGGTGAGGGCGGCTATGCCGACTGGGTAATCGTGACAATTCACGGTCTCAAAACCTACCTCGATTTGCCGTATCGACGGCTGCTCGACGTCCTTGCAGAAATGCCTCGAATCGGTCGAATTCTCGATTTAGAACCGGCTGAGTTGCCCGATTTTACCACCGTCTGTGCGCGCATGCAGCCGCTGAAAATGCCGATCTGGCGCGACTTTCTCCGCCTGTCGGCGCAGTTGCACGACACCGGCGACATTCAGGCGATCGACGCAACCGGAATGGATCGCATCGCGGCGAGTCAGCACTACGCCAAACGGACGAATTACACCTTTAGAGCGGTGAAAACGACGGCGTTGATCGACTGCGAAACTGGGGTGATTCTCGACATTCATTGCTCGATGAAACAACCTCACGACTCTCAGATCGCGTGGCAACTGCTCACGCGGAACCTAGAGAAACTGACGATACTGACCGCGGACAAAGGTTACGACTGGGAACTACTTCGTCATAAATTGCGATCTGAGGGCGTTACACCGGTGATAAAGTACCGAGAATTCGGTTGGCACGGCATCGCAAACAATGTCTTGCTCGACGATACGACGTACCATCAACGATCGAATATCGAAGCGACGTTTTTCGCGCTCCGGCGAAAATACGGTGAGATCGTGCGAGCTCGAACCTGGTTCGGCCAGTTCCGCGAACTCGTCCTGAAATGTGCCGTCAGAAACGTCGAACTAGCGCTTGACGCTGCTACTGGCTGA
- a CDS encoding deoxyhypusine synthase produces MEPDDSREHVVPGTDEELDGADVRGYDFRDGVDLGAILDSYATTGFQATHLAEAIDIAERMQDDDATIYLTLTSNVISSGLREVVAALVREGHVDVIITTSGSITEDVIKTEKPFKMGEWNADEAALRERGINRLGNIFVPSDRYVWLEEYLYDFFDDFFAEEAIRTPSAFIRELGETLDDEDSVLYQAAANDVPVYCPALTDAEVGNFLYYYRQRPDTPDVGIEIVEDYDSLIGDSMLQDTTGLIAVGAGVPKHHAIMTNLFRGGAEYAIYIQTGMEGDGSLSGAPPNEAVSWGKIKATDGSNYTEIQAEATLVFPLLIAGAFF; encoded by the coding sequence ATGGAACCAGACGATTCCCGTGAACACGTCGTTCCCGGGACGGACGAGGAACTCGACGGGGCGGACGTCCGCGGCTACGACTTTCGCGACGGCGTCGACCTGGGCGCGATCCTCGACAGCTACGCGACGACCGGCTTTCAGGCGACACACCTCGCCGAGGCGATCGACATCGCCGAGCGGATGCAAGACGACGACGCGACGATCTACCTGACGCTCACCTCGAACGTGATCTCCTCCGGCCTCCGCGAGGTCGTCGCCGCGCTCGTCCGCGAGGGCCACGTCGACGTCATCATCACGACGTCGGGGTCGATCACCGAGGACGTTATCAAGACGGAAAAGCCGTTCAAGATGGGCGAGTGGAACGCGGACGAAGCCGCCCTGCGTGAACGCGGTATCAATCGCCTGGGCAACATCTTCGTTCCCTCCGACCGCTACGTCTGGCTCGAGGAGTACCTCTACGACTTCTTCGACGATTTCTTCGCCGAGGAAGCGATCCGTACGCCCTCGGCGTTCATCCGAGAACTCGGCGAGACGCTCGACGACGAGGACTCGGTCCTCTATCAGGCCGCGGCGAACGACGTTCCGGTCTACTGTCCGGCGCTCACCGACGCAGAAGTCGGGAACTTCCTCTACTACTACCGCCAGCGCCCCGACACGCCCGACGTCGGCATCGAGATCGTCGAGGACTACGACTCCCTGATCGGCGACAGTATGCTCCAGGACACGACGGGATTGATCGCCGTCGGCGCCGGCGTCCCGAAGCACCACGCGATCATGACCAACCTCTTCCGCGGCGGCGCCGAGTACGCCATCTACATCCAGACGGGGATGGAAGGAGACGGCTCGCTCTCGGGCGCCCCGCCGAACGAAGCCGTCTCCTGGGGCAAGATCAAGGCCACAGACGGGAGCAACTACACCGAGATCCAGGCCGAAGCGACGCTCGTCTTCCCGTTGCTGATCGCCGGCGCGTTCTTCTAA
- a CDS encoding tyrosine--tRNA ligase, with amino-acid sequence MDTFELLTRNADEVVTEDEVRELAQDPDGKRVYVGYEPSGVLHLGHLLTANKLIDCQEAGMEVVVLLADVHAYLNGKGTFEEIRETAEQMRAQFLAYGLDEERTEFVYGSEYQLDDDYALDLHELELSTTLNRAQRAMAEIQSGETAKVSHVVYPLMQALDIEYLDLDLAVGGMDQRKVHMLMREELPDIGYEARPVLHTPIVADLTTGEGKMSSSEGVTISMEDSADELEEKVNSAFCPPTRDPEGDLENPVLELFEYHVFPRFEEILVERPDEYGGDLAYANYESLATDLESGELHPADAKGTLASYLDELIAPGRTLLEELRA; translated from the coding sequence ATGGACACTTTCGAGTTGCTCACCCGGAACGCCGACGAGGTGGTGACCGAGGACGAGGTTCGCGAACTGGCGCAGGATCCCGACGGGAAACGGGTCTACGTGGGCTACGAGCCCTCGGGCGTCCTCCACCTGGGACACCTCCTGACGGCGAACAAGCTCATCGACTGCCAGGAGGCGGGCATGGAGGTCGTCGTGCTCCTCGCCGACGTTCACGCCTACCTGAACGGAAAGGGCACGTTCGAGGAGATTCGCGAGACGGCCGAGCAGATGCGCGCGCAGTTTCTCGCCTACGGCCTCGACGAGGAGCGTACGGAGTTCGTCTACGGCTCCGAGTACCAGCTCGACGATGACTACGCGCTCGACCTGCACGAACTCGAACTCTCGACGACGTTGAACCGCGCCCAGCGCGCGATGGCCGAGATCCAGTCCGGGGAGACGGCGAAGGTGAGCCACGTCGTCTACCCGCTGATGCAGGCGCTCGACATCGAATACCTCGACCTCGACCTGGCCGTCGGCGGGATGGACCAGCGCAAGGTCCACATGCTCATGCGTGAGGAACTGCCCGACATAGGGTACGAGGCCAGACCGGTCCTTCACACGCCGATCGTCGCGGATCTCACCACCGGCGAGGGGAAGATGTCATCGTCCGAGGGCGTCACCATCTCGATGGAGGATTCCGCCGACGAACTCGAGGAGAAGGTCAACTCGGCGTTCTGCCCGCCGACGCGCGACCCCGAGGGCGACCTCGAGAACCCGGTCCTCGAACTCTTCGAGTACCACGTCTTCCCGCGCTTCGAAGAGATCCTCGTCGAACGACCGGACGAGTACGGCGGCGACCTCGCCTACGCGAACTACGAGTCACTGGCAACCGACCTCGAGTCGGGCGAACTCCACCCGGCCGACGCGAAGGGGACACTCGCGAGCTACCTCGACGAGTTGATCGCACCAGGACGAACGCTCCTCGAAGAACTGCGCGCCTGA
- a CDS encoding biotin--[acetyl-CoA-carboxylase] ligase — MNETRRDVIEHIEAGPVTGPELADRLDISRAAVWKHVEALRDAGFEIAGTADGYTLETVSGYSGPLVEYGLDAPFSVEFHDNLPSTNARARELAGGGTTDVVVVAERQTGGTGRLGREWESPAGGIWASVVTRPDVPPARAPLFTLAAAVATAEVVREAGVDARIKWPNDVIVPADTERGYRKLAGILTEMEGEADRIAWLVTGIGVNASVDPKSLPDGATSISAEAEPVDRRVFCQQLLERFDTARSDLSGTVERWRSLADTIGQRVRVQQTDRTIEGTAVDVTATGALIVETTSDRVTVTAGDCEHLRPDVTGGE, encoded by the coding sequence ATGAACGAGACACGACGGGACGTCATCGAACACATCGAGGCGGGACCCGTTACGGGACCGGAGCTCGCAGACCGACTCGATATCTCGCGTGCGGCGGTCTGGAAACACGTCGAGGCGCTCCGCGACGCCGGGTTCGAGATTGCGGGCACGGCCGACGGGTACACGCTCGAAACGGTGTCCGGATACAGCGGTCCGCTCGTCGAGTACGGGCTCGACGCGCCGTTCTCCGTCGAGTTTCACGACAACCTCCCGAGTACGAACGCACGCGCCCGTGAACTGGCCGGCGGCGGCACGACGGACGTGGTGGTCGTCGCCGAGCGTCAGACCGGCGGCACCGGACGACTTGGCCGCGAGTGGGAGTCGCCCGCCGGCGGGATCTGGGCGAGCGTCGTCACCAGACCGGACGTACCGCCGGCGCGAGCGCCGCTCTTCACCCTCGCCGCCGCGGTCGCGACGGCGGAGGTCGTCAGAGAAGCCGGTGTCGACGCCAGGATCAAGTGGCCGAACGACGTGATCGTGCCGGCGGACACCGAGCGGGGCTATCGGAAGCTCGCCGGTATCCTCACCGAGATGGAGGGTGAAGCCGACCGCATCGCCTGGCTCGTGACGGGAATCGGCGTCAACGCCTCCGTCGACCCGAAGTCGTTGCCCGACGGGGCGACGTCGATCAGCGCGGAGGCAGAACCCGTCGATCGACGCGTGTTCTGCCAGCAACTCCTCGAACGGTTCGACACGGCTCGTTCCGACCTGTCGGGAACGGTTGAGCGCTGGCGATCGCTCGCCGATACGATCGGTCAGCGCGTCCGCGTCCAGCAGACGGACCGTACGATCGAGGGGACCGCAGTCGACGTGACCGCGACCGGCGCGCTGATCGTCGAGACCACGTCGGACCGGGTAACCGTCACCGCAGGCGACTGCGAGCACCTCCGTCCAGACGTCACCGGTGGCGAGTAA
- a CDS encoding universal stress protein — protein sequence MYDRLLVPTDGSLAVERAVSHAIDLAGVHDAAIDALYVVNATNYGALPMETAWDGIGSALEEEGDAAVARVEELVAEHDADVPVRGCVVSGSPSRCIVEHAESTECDLIVMGTHGRGGIDRLLLGSVAERVVRLSPVPVTTVRVGDDVAEDSSAESVATAE from the coding sequence ATGTACGATCGGCTCCTCGTTCCGACGGACGGGTCGCTCGCTGTCGAGCGAGCCGTCTCGCACGCGATCGACCTCGCCGGAGTGCACGACGCGGCGATCGACGCCCTCTACGTCGTCAACGCGACGAACTACGGCGCACTCCCGATGGAGACGGCCTGGGACGGTATCGGATCCGCGCTGGAGGAGGAAGGGGACGCCGCCGTCGCTCGCGTCGAAGAACTGGTCGCAGAACACGACGCCGACGTCCCCGTCAGGGGGTGCGTCGTCAGTGGCTCGCCGAGTCGGTGTATCGTAGAGCACGCCGAGTCGACCGAGTGCGACCTCATCGTCATGGGGACTCACGGGCGGGGCGGTATCGACCGGCTGCTGCTCGGTAGCGTCGCCGAGCGCGTCGTCAGACTCTCGCCGGTTCCCGTGACGACGGTCAGGGTCGGCGACGACGTCGCCGAGGACTCGTCCGCTGAATCGGTCGCGACGGCCGAGTGA
- a CDS encoding amidohydrolase family protein has protein sequence MNLSGRILRGPEFEPIDGRVVVEDGRIAAVEETSDPDDRIISPAFVNAHTHLGDSIAKEAGRGLSLAELVAPPDGLKHRLLRNAPRDEMVAAMRDSLTFALRTGTVACIDFREGGVDGVSRLDEAATDLPIGTYAFGRESIDVLETATGFGASGANDDDFEHERTAAHEAGKLFGIHAGEADSSDLNPALDLSPDFLVHVVHPEARHVDRIADAEIPVVVCPRSNLVTDVGLPPVTELASKTTVALGTDNVMLNSPSMFREMEFVAKHADLDAPAVLRMATRNGAALVGRDDGLIEVGRPANLLVLDGESPNLAGVRDPVRAVVRRAGAGDVESVLVNGDPVSTS, from the coding sequence ATGAACCTCTCCGGGAGGATCCTCCGCGGTCCCGAATTCGAGCCGATCGACGGACGCGTCGTGGTCGAGGACGGGCGGATCGCCGCCGTCGAAGAAACGTCTGACCCAGACGACCGGATCATCTCTCCGGCGTTCGTCAACGCGCACACGCACCTGGGAGACTCTATCGCGAAGGAGGCCGGGCGTGGCCTCTCCCTCGCTGAACTCGTCGCTCCGCCGGACGGTCTGAAACACCGGTTACTACGGAACGCACCGCGCGATGAGATGGTCGCGGCGATGCGAGATTCGCTCACGTTCGCGCTCCGGACGGGGACTGTCGCCTGCATCGACTTCCGGGAAGGCGGCGTCGACGGCGTCTCACGGCTCGACGAGGCGGCGACCGACCTGCCGATTGGGACGTACGCCTTCGGCCGTGAGTCGATAGACGTCCTGGAGACGGCGACGGGATTCGGTGCCAGCGGGGCGAACGACGACGACTTCGAGCACGAACGGACGGCTGCCCACGAGGCGGGGAAACTGTTCGGCATCCACGCGGGTGAGGCCGATTCGAGCGACCTCAACCCGGCGCTCGATCTCTCGCCCGACTTCCTCGTCCACGTCGTCCACCCAGAAGCCCGACACGTCGATCGGATCGCGGACGCGGAGATTCCAGTCGTGGTCTGTCCGCGTTCGAACCTCGTGACCGACGTCGGCCTTCCACCGGTGACCGAACTCGCGTCGAAGACCACCGTCGCACTCGGGACTGACAACGTCATGCTCAACTCGCCGTCGATGTTCCGTGAGATGGAGTTCGTCGCCAAACACGCCGATCTCGACGCCCCGGCCGTCCTCAGAATGGCGACGCGGAACGGGGCGGCGCTCGTCGGACGCGACGATGGACTGATCGAAGTGGGTAGACCGGCAAACCTGCTCGTTCTCGACGGGGAATCGCCGAACCTGGCCGGCGTCCGAGACCCAGTCAGAGCCGTCGTCCGGCGGGCCGGTGCGGGCGACGTCGAGTCGGTCCTGGTGAACGGCGATCCCGTATCGACGTCGTAA